ACTCTCTTTAAAGCTGCGGAGGCATTGATCTGTTTTTCCTCAATAAAATTCGTTGTCCCTTTCAGGAGCATTTCATCATCGAGAATCATCAATTGAGTATCGATGATATAAAAGTGTTCCGACTGAGTATGGTGAGACAGCTGCTGTTGGATGTCGCGAAGTTGCTGCCGTGATTTTTCAACAGCAGCATAAAAAATATCGACTTCCGCTGAAATCTGCTGCGCGGAAATGTCATATTCGACAACGCTTATGCGTTGCCGATCAAGCAGGTAGACTTCTCCGATGGCAATACCTGGAGAGGCTGCAACAGCATGATAACGCTCTGTCTGTTTATTCTTCACCGAACTTGTCATGAATCAATTTCTCCAGACCATCCATGGCCTCTTGTGCATCCTCACCTTCTGTACGAATCTCAATCACAGTGCCCTTGGGGGCCGCAAGCATCAAAATGCCCATGATGCTTTTACCATTCACCTCGAAACCATCTTTATCAACGAAGAC
This region of uncultured Desulfuromonas sp. genomic DNA includes:
- a CDS encoding HPr family phosphocarrier protein; translation: MEVKKTLEITNRLGLHARAAAQFVQVAGQFSAEVFVDKDGFEVNGKSIMGILMLAAPKGTVIEIRTEGEDAQEAMDGLEKLIHDKFGEE